Proteins encoded together in one Salvelinus fontinalis isolate EN_2023a chromosome 6, ASM2944872v1, whole genome shotgun sequence window:
- the LOC129857206 gene encoding C-type natriuretic peptide 1, translating to MLYPALLCAALLLIAPLGHTEGRTLHPSPDAIQFVEQFLDRYNDLTLDDLENLVSSQPEEPSSAFTSGVKVAEYPKWADIPAQGDSTWLRLLKGTLANQKRAVTDRSRRGWNRGCFGLKLDRIGSMSGLGC from the exons ATGCTGTACCCAGCTCTGCTCTGTGCTGCTCTGCTCCTGATAGCACCCCTGGGGCACACAGAGGGGCGCACCCTTCATCCCTCACCTGATGCCATCCAG TTTGTTGAGCAGTTTCTGGATCGCTACAACGACCTGACTCTGGATGACCTGGAGAACCTGGTGAGCAGCCAACCAGAGGAGCCCTCCTCGGCTTTCACTTCCGGGGTCAAAGTCGCTGAGTACCCCAAATGGGCTGACATACCAGCACAGGGCGACAGCACCTGGCTCCGCCTCCTGAAGGGGACCCTGGCCAATCAGAAAAGAGCTGTGACGGACCGGTCGAGGAGGGGGTGGAACCGAGGATGCTTCGGACTCAAACTGGACAGGATCGGGTCAATGAGTGGACTGGGCtgctag
- the LOC129857208 gene encoding glyceraldehyde-3-phosphate dehydrogenase has protein sequence MVKVGVNGFGRIGRLVTRAAFHSKKGVEIVAINDPFIDLDYMVYMFKYDSTHGRFHGEVKAEGGKLVIDGHKITVFHEKDPANIKWGDAGATYVVESTGVFTTIEKASTHLKGGAKRVVISAPSADAPMFVMGVNHEKYENSLKVVSNASCTTNCLAPLAKVIHDNFHIIEGLMSTVHAVTATQKTVDGPSGKLWRDGRGASQNIIPASTGAAKAVGKVIPELNGKITGMAFRVPTPNVSVVDLTVRLEKPASYDAIKKVVKAAADGPMKGILGYTEQQVVSSDFNGDTHSSIFDAGAGIALNDHFVKLVTWYDNEFGYSNRVIDLMAHMATKE, from the exons ATGGTGAAAGTAGGTGTTAATGG ATTCGGCCGTATCGGGCGTCTGGTGACCCGTGCTGCATTCCACTCCAAGAAGGGAGTTGAGATTGTGGCCATCAACGACCCCTTCATCGACCTGGACTACATG GTCTACATGTTCAAGTATGACTCCACCCACGGACGTTTCCACGGTGAGGTCAAGGCTGAGGGTGGCAAGCTGGTCATCGATGGACACAAAATCACTGTGTTCCACGA GAAAGACCCAGCTAACATCAAGTGGGGAGATGCTGGTGCCACCTATGTGGTTGAGTCAACAGGTGTTTTCACCACCATTGAGAAGGCCTCT acCCATCTGAAGGGCGGTGCCAAGAGGGTTGTCATCTCTGCTCCCAGCGCTGATGCACCCATGTTCGTCATGGGCGTCAACCACGAGAAGTACGAGAACTCCCTCAAGGTTGTCAG CAATGCTTCATGCACAACCAACTGCCTGGCTCCCCTGGCCAAGGTCATCCACGATAACTTCCACATCATTGAGGGTCTGATG agcaccGTTCACGCCGTCACCGCCACCCAGAAGACCGTTGATGGTCCTTCTGGAAAGCTGTGGAGGGATGGACGTGGCGCCAGCCAGAACATCATCCCTGCCTCCACCGGAGCAGCCAAGGCTGTCGGCAAGGTCATCCCCGAACTGAACGG CAAGATAACTGGCATGGCCTTCCGTGTCCCCACCCCCAACGTCTCAGTGGTGGACCTGACTGTTCGTCTGGAGAAGCCT GCCAGCTACGACGCCATCAAGAAGGTTGTCAAGGCTGCCGCCGATGGACCCATGAAGGGAATTCTTGGATACACTGAGCAACAGGTTGTGTCTTCAGACTTCAACGGCGACACCCACTCCTCCATCTTTGATGCCGGCGCTGGCATTGCTCTGAACGACCACTTCGTCAAGCTGGTTACATG gtatGACAACGAGTTTGGCTACAGCAACCGTGTCATTGACCTGATGGCTCACATGGCCACCAAGGAGTAA
- the LOC129856672 gene encoding chemerin-like receptor 1 produces the protein MSLGVNGSWRGSVPSSIPPAFLSHLSPSTDLGVAIFLILTGVVSVVGNGIVLLVYCRKKKKLRPPELMTINLAICDFGYSLLGAPCLIISSVSHGWVFGEAGCLWYGLQGFVFGIGSLITTCLISLDRCLKICSFRYGQWIERRHMSMSIGLVWFYSLFWASLPVFGFGSYGPEPFGTSCTINWWGMRSSLIDRLYILLILIMCFFLPTLTIVASYMTILLTVYRSSRALASIPSSTVTHTSKDLRLTKIAAVVCSTFLLSWTPYAIVSLYSALAPKEEHGAGEAMQGGGPSMGTGGSTGMASAFPNIPNIMGLLNWTSTENYASNYGSVYYDPGESLRDVTNPDPYSYSGLGHSLSAASTRSSAPGQEGESETGSNRPVSCLPPMVSLIPAMFAKSHCMINPFIYQIMNKEFREDVYDILFGRQNGERRRMQGRAGSYSDTPKGSLSYCHSWRGRSNPKAMPMVELGKKERAGDTISVGWDALGVASLDTQVNMDGQSLSEAGRELGGSTSSSLMTE, from the exons ATGTCTCTGGGAGTGAATGGCTCATGGAGGGGCTCTgtcccatcctccatccctcctgccTTCCTTTCTCACCTCTCCCCCAGCACTGACCTGGGAGTCGCCATCTTCCTCATCCTCACAG gTGTAGTGTCAGTGGTTGGGAATGGCATAGTGCTGTTGGTTTACTGTAGAAAGAAGAAGAAACTCAGACCACCAGAACTCATGACTATTAACCTGGCCATCTGTGATTTTGGATACAGCCTCTTGGGGGCGCCATGCCTCATCATTTCCAG TGTGTCCCATGGCTGGGTGTTTGGGGAAGCAGGGTGCCTGTGGTACGGGTTGCAGGGCTTTGTTTTTGGGATCGGCTCCCTCATCACCacctgtctcatctctctggacCGCTGCCTCAAGATCTGCAGCTTCAGATACG GTCAGTGGATCGAGAGACGTCACATGTCCATGTCCATAGGGCTGGTGTGgttctactctctgttctgggcctccctgcctgtcttcgGCTTCGGCAGCTACGGACCAGAACCCTTTGGGACCAGCTGCACCATCAACTG GTGGGGGATGAGGTCATCTTTGATCGACAGGCTCTACATCTTGCTGATCCTGATCATGTGCTTTTTTCTCCCCACACTGACCATCGTCGCCTCCTACATGACCATTCTTCTGACG gtttACCGTTCTAGTCGCGCTCTGGCATCTATTCCCTCCTCAACTGTCACTCACACCAGCAAAGACCTGAGACTCACAAAG atAGCAGCTGTGGTGTGCTCCACCTTCCTCTTATCCTGGACTCCCTATGCCATTGTCTCCCTCTACTCCGCCTTGGCCCCCAAGGAGGAGCATGGGGCTGGGGAGGCCATGCAGGGAGGAGGCCCCTCCATGGGGACTGGAGGATCCACCGGGATGGCCTCAGCCTTCCCAAACATCCCCAACATTATGGGTCTCCTCAATTGGACCTCCACGGAAAACTACGCAAGCAACTACGGAAGTGTCTACTACGACCCTGGAGAATCCTTGCGGGACGTGACCAACCCAGATCCCTACTCCTATTCTGGTTTAGGGCACAGTCTGTCTGCTGCTTCCACACGCAGTTCAGCCCCAGGCCAGGAGGGGGAGTCGGAGACAGGGAGCAACCGGCCGGTGTCCTGCCTGCCACCAATGGTGTCTCTGATACCAGCAATGTTCGCCAAGTCTCACTGCATGATTAACCCCTTCATCTACCAGATCATGAACAAGGAGTTCAGAGAGGATGTGTACGACATACTGTTTGGGAGACAGaacggggagaggaggagaatgcagggaagagcagggagctACTCTGACA cCCCCAAAGGCAGCCTCTCCTACTGCCACAGCTGGCGAGGGAGGAGCAACCCCAAGGCCATGCCCATGGTGGAGttggggaagaaagagagggctGGCGACACCATCTCGGTGGGGTGGGACGCCCTGGGCGTGGCCTCGCTGGACACACAGGTCAACATGGACGGGCAGAGTCTGAGCGAGGCAGGGAGAGAGCTGGGAGGTTCCACCTCTAGTAGTCTGATGAccgagtga